A stretch of Hippoglossus hippoglossus isolate fHipHip1 chromosome 20, fHipHip1.pri, whole genome shotgun sequence DNA encodes these proteins:
- the spice1 gene encoding spindle and centriole-associated protein 1: MSSVRVGRSQQHNKGKRPVRPKKAAAPRREWVSTVSDLSVHKLTPAELSHRHEIHKSHNKAAAQWELREKALTRRFGHGRSPAPLDPASLSIIREVFSDQLLLQDVLARSDRAMAVVKDLFGDAPRRHTGHPSVTMAPNCDSDSELPVLQRPDPPTQLCLLSQSMMDQQALNELQDSEEDHSDEDANPSGSSNYHVIRRANVRKMKAHSRGKVKQQQKAQHPVADHGDRDHVLSTPCTSGRAPDQTALNATLAVQRVRTRQSQPEEDEEEPSVLVSQVLNPERPLSQSGRIRTRTSRTRKCISLSSELNGSCVASISGNQSSLGLLQSMLGQVEADLDTMSPDTEPGSAQSPNQHRTQGLTGFSVALISTVGRLVHHLKKTDEKVHKESEERRKLEEELRAQRGLIDALTAETMTLREEAAALQAGLLQRTTELEQKLDAVVLLIGGLGLLEAHTDPPRDSDVKAAVCQSVLVPERIQASASPAVLLSPPRQSDNWQHIPVTHPVPVQQQLLPVDNLRSFEDIQALFSASSLTSLPLTSLPSSSSLSLTSSDPLSSQLPPEALLAEIAQLSRQNELIWAQLSQAKSLSSGGGGSPNSSIEQRRPSSGRITPQSVGERRTSGSSSSRRRSQNIQVADGHKATRQTTPPNDPSVSTVEQRLLELNRQSAAARGRLLELIEQQKHVSSKVSPSVSPIPTSAFSPQTAAGGGSPDVSVLPPAQELLSQAGGERRSAGSEVSSHRYEGETRGGKTQMEKQREREGWFSLSAHVR, encoded by the exons ATGTCGTCGGTGAGAGTGggacgttcacaacaacacaacaaagggAAGAGGCCTGTTCGTCCCAAGAAGGCAGCAGCTCCCAGAAGAGAGTGGGTG AGCACTGTCAGTGACCTGTCTGTGCACAAGCTGACACCTGCAGAGCTG AGTCATCGGCATGAGATTCACAAGTCGCACAACAAGGCCGCGGCTCAGTGGGAACTGAGAGAGAAAGCTCTGACACGCCGCTTCGGACACGGCAGGAGTCCTGCCCCTCTGGACCCCGCCAGCCTCAGCATCATCAGGGAG GTCTTCTCagaccagctgctgctgcaggatgtgCTGGCCCGCTCGGACAGAGCCATGGCTGTGGTCAAGGATTTGTTTGGAGATGCTCCTCGCAGGCACACTG GGCATCCGAGTGTGACCATGGCTCCAAACTGTGACTCTGACTCAGAACTGCCTGTTCTCCAGAGACCAGATCCTCCGACTCAGTTGTGCCTCCTCAGCCAGTCTATGATGGACcagcag GCTCTTAATGAACTTCAAGACTCAGAGGAAGACCACAGTGATGAAGATGCAAATCCCTCTGGCAGTTCAAACTATCATGTAATCAGAAG GGCCAATGTGAGAAAAATGAAGGCACACTCTCGGGGGAaagtgaaacagcagcagaaagcccAACATCCCGTCGCTGACCATGGAGACAGAGATCATGTTCTTTCAACCCCCTGTACATCAGGGAGAGCACCAGATCAAACAG CTCTAAATGCCACATTGGCTGTTCAGCGTGTTCGGACCAGACAGAGCCAAccagaggaagacgaggaggaaccGTCTGTCCTGGTTTCTCAAGTGCTGAACCCTGAAAggcctctcagccaatcag GAAGGATCCGCACTAGAACCAGCAGGACCAGGAAGTGTATTTCTCTGAGCTCAGAGCTGAACGGCTCCTGTGTTGCTTCTATCAGTGGGAACCAGTCGAGTCTGGGTCTGCTCCAGTCCATGTTGGGTCAGGTGGAGGCCGACTTGGACACGATGAGTCCTGACACAGAACCAGGATCAGCACAGAGTCCAAACCAGCACAGAACACAAGGCCTCACTGGGTTCTCTGTTGCACTGATCTCCACGGTTGGACGTTTAGTGCACCACCTCAAAAAG ACGGACGAGAAAGTTCATAAAGagtctgaggagaggagaaaactggaggaggagctgagagcGCAGCGCGGCCTGATTGATGCTCTCACTGCAGAGACCATGACTCTGAGAGAAGAGGCTGCCGCCCTGCAG GCAGGGCTGCTGCAGCGGACCACAGAGCTGGAGCAGAAGCTGGATGCAGTGGTGTTGTTGATTGGGGGACTTGGACTCCTGGAGGCACACACAGACCCACCCCGAGACTCTGATGTCAAAGCTGCAG TTTGTCAGTCTGTGCTCGTTCCTGAGCGAATACAAGCATCTGCTTCTCCCGCCGTCCTGCTCTCTCCACCTCGACAGAGCGACAACTGGCAACATATTCCTG TGACTCACCCCGTAccggtgcagcagcagcttcttcctGTAGATAACCTCCGCTCCTTTGAGGACATCCAGGCCCTGTTCTCAGCCTCCAGCCTCACCAGCCTCCCTCTCACCAGCCTtccctcgtcttcctcactCTCACTGACGTCCTCCGACCCGCTCAGCTCACAGCTCCCTCCAGAGGCCTTGCTGGCTGAGATCGCTCAGCTGAGCAGGCAGAATGAGCTGATATGGGCCCAGCTGAGTCAGGCTAAGAGCCTCAGCTCGGGTGGCGGAGGATCGCCCAACAGTAGCATCGAGCAGAGGAGACCCAGCAGTGGAAGAATTACACCTCAGAGCgttggagagaggaggacgTCAGGGTCCAGCAGCTCACGGAGACGGAGCCAGAACATCCAGGTCGCTGATGGACACAAAGCCACTCGTCAG acGACCCCTCCTAATGACCCCAGTGTGAGCACGGTGGAACAGCGCCTCCTAGAGCTAAACAGGCAGAGTGCAGCAGCAAGGGGTCGCCTATTGGAGCTTATTGAGCAACAGAAACACGTTTCTTCCAAagtttctccttctgtctccccCATCCCTACGTCTGCCTTCAGCCCACAAACAGCAG ctggaggaggaagtcCAGACGTGTCCGTGCTGCCGCCTGCACAGGAGCTTCTGTCACAGGCCGGTGGTGAGAGACG ATCTGCTGGTTCTGAAGTGTCTTCTCACAGATATGAGGGAGAAACCAGAGGTGGAAAAACACag atggagaagcagagagagagagaaggctggTTTTCCTTGTCCGCTCATGTCAGATGA
- the LOC117753787 gene encoding protein shisa-2 yields the protein MWGGGFPASVTVIVTFLLVIIDVKASGEYCHGWHDSQGAWKEGFQCPEKIDSDDAIICCGKCELRYCCASTDARLDQGNCDNDRQAQAPGTESKDNKDSGAVPIYVPFLIVGSVFVAFILVGSVIAVCCCRCLRPKQELSSGGASGGGPGSGRLLETIPMMASTSRGSSSRQSSTATSSSSSAPPSAPRPGPPPLMRAQATCCLPPDASVFVNMPTNFSVLNCQQATQIMPHQGQFLHPQYIGYAHPVTQAAAFMDPMHGGYRPLQSPCPPPAGGSSIASDQKYPPVTV from the exons ATGTGGGGCGGAGGGTTCCCGGCGTCTGTCACCGTGATCGTGACATTCCTCCTGGTCATCATCGACGTGAAAGCGAGCGGGGAGTATTGCCACGGCTGGCACGACTCCCAGGGCGCGTGGAAGGAAGGGTTCCAGTGCCCGGAGAAGATCGACTCAGACGACGCGATAATCTGCTGTGGGAAATGTGAGCTGCGCTACTGCTGCGCCAGCACGGACGCGCGGCTGGATCAGGGGAACTGTGACAACGACCGGCAGGCGCAGGCGCCCGGGACTGAGAGCAAGGACAACAAGGACTCCGGGGCAG TACCCATCTATGTGCCGTTCCTGATAGTGGGCTCTGTGTTCGTGGCCTTCATCCTGGTGGGATCTGTGATCGCCgtgtgctgctgccgctgcctccGGCCCAAGCAGGAACTGTCGTCAGGAGGGGCGTCAGGAGGCGGGCCCGGCAGCGGGCGCCTCTTGGAAACCATCCCCATGATGGCGAGCACTTCCAGAGGCTCGTCATCACGCCAGTCCAGCACGGCCACCTCATCCAGCTCCTCAGCCCCACCCTCCGCACCCCGCCCTGGTCCCCCTCCTCTCATGCGGGCTCAGGCCACTTGCTGTCTGCCGCCTGACGCCAGCGTCTTTGTCAACATGCCCACCAATTTCTCTGTACTCAACTGCCAGCAGGCCACCCAAATCATGCCTCACCAGGGACAGTTCCTGCACCCGCAGTACATTGGCTACGCTCACCCTGTGACCCAAGCTGCAGCCTTCATGGACCCCATGCATGGAGGATACAGGCCCCTGCAGTCCCCGTGCCCTCCTCCCGCCGGAGGGTCGAGTATCGCCAGTGACCAGAAATACCCTCCAGTGACAGTGTGA